In Lonchura striata isolate bLonStr1 chromosome 18, bLonStr1.mat, whole genome shotgun sequence, one genomic interval encodes:
- the NAA25 gene encoding N-alpha-acetyltransferase 25, NatB auxiliary subunit isoform X1, translating to MAARGHVQDPNDRRLRPIYDYLDNGNNKMAIQQADKLLKKHKDLHCAKVLKAIGLQRTGKQDEAYALAQEVAALEPTDDNSLQALTILYREMHRPELVTKLYEAAVKKVPNSEEYHSHLFMAYARVGEYKKMQQAGMALYKIVPKNPYYFWSVMSLIMQSISAQDENLSKTMFLPLAERMVEKMVKEDKIEAEAEVELYYMILERLEKYKEALDVVRGKLGEKLTSELQSRENKCMAMYKKLHRWPECNALARRLLLKNSDDWQFYITYFDSVFQLIDESWTPPAEEEHSLEGEVHCSIEQAVSFIEERIAEESKSSRPLRGPYLAKLELIRRLRHRGCNDEYKLGDPEELMFQYFKKFGDKPCCFTDLKVFVDLLPPSQYTKFIRQLLDVIPLAAAAENEVALPGDIKALQQHLCVVQLSRLLGIYHAMEKKQKLAVVRELMLRYRHGLEFGKSCLKTELQFSDYYCLLAVHLLLDLWLEGEEAAVWQCLTLLEEGLSHSPSNAQFKLLLIRIYCRLGAFEPVSELYSSLDAKHIQHDTIGYLLTRYAGSLGHYAAASQSCNFALRFFHSNQKDTSEYIIQAYKYGAFEKIPEFIAFRNRLNSSLHFAQVRTERMLLDLLLEANISTSLEESVKSMSLSPEEDDIPWKDLRDNRDLTVLFSWDPKDRDISEEHRKLSLEEETLWLRIRSLTLRLVSGLPTLGHTIQPKNSEKTAENGVSSKIDTIRALLQQLEAAVDSGKKFLEQKIQYPVLGPPPTRMAGFFSNGSCQCQTSLFYLVSDIYELDTNGLEDSAEIQERIGNSFKSLVERLTDLFNKCKGDLIEVRDGTLKTHPNLLENLVFFVETISIALWVSSYCDSVLRPFKSNLQKKKKKKKESSVAMPPVFTHFLDYVTELQTLTSNVIDHIKGLEIILTALKLEELSLKDTLLLQEEKKFTKTVQGKVQSSYHHSVQEIGELLKKRLDTIKKLKI from the exons CTGAGCTGGTGACTAAACTTTATGAGGCAGCTGTGAAGAAGGTCCCCAACAGTGAAGAGTATCACTCCCACCTCTTCATGGCCTATGCCAGGGTTGGAGAATACAAGAAAATGCAACAG GCTGGAATGGCACTTTATAAGATTGTTCCCAAAAATCCATATTATTTTTGGTCCGTGATGAGCCTGATTATGCAG TCTATCTCAGCACAGGATGAAAACCTCTCCAAAACGATGTTTTTGCCACTTGCTGAAAGAATGGTGGAAAAAATGGTGAAAGAGGACAAGATTGAAGCTGAGGCTGAA gtGGAACTGTACTACATGATCCTGGAACGTTTGGAGAAGTACAAGGAAGCCTTAGATGTCGTGAGGGGAAAACTTGGAG AGAAGCTGACGAGTGAGCTGCAGAGCCGGGAGAACAAGTGCATGGCCATGTACAAGAAGCTGCACAGGTGGCCCGAGTGCAACGCGCTGGCCAGGAGGCTGCTGCTCAAAAA CTCAGATGATTGGCAGTTTTATATAACTTACTTTGATTCAGTGTTTCAACTCATTGATGAATCCTGGACACCTCCAGCAGAGGAAGAGCA CTCTCTGGAGGGGGAGGTGCACTGCTCCATTGAGCAGGCTGTGAGTTTCATCGAGGAGAGGATAGCAGAGGAGTCCAAGAGCTCCCGGCCGCTCCGGGGACCCTACTTGGCCAAACTGGAGCTGATCCGGCGCCTGCGGCACAGGGGCTGCAACGATGAGTACAAACTGG GTGATCCAGAAGAACTAATGTTCCAGTACTTCAAAAAATTTGGGGACAAACCCTGCTGTTTTACTGATCTCAAAGTGTTTGTGGATCTCCTTCCACCCAGCCAGTACACAAAG TTCATCCGGCAGCTGCTGGACGTGATCCCGCTGGCGGCGGCGGCCGAGAACGAGGTGGCTCTGCCAGGTGACATCaaggccctgcagcagcacctgtgTGTGGTGCagctctccaggctgctggggatCTACCACGCCATGGAGAAGAAGCAGAAGCTGGCAGTGGTGCGGGAGCTGATGCTGAGATACCGCCACGGGTTGGAGTTTG GGAAATCTTGTTTGAAAACTGAATTGCAGTTTTCAGATTATTACTGCCTGCTTGCAGTTCACCTACTGCTTGATCTGTGGCTGGAAG GTGAAGAGGCAGCTGTGTGGCAGTGCCTGACTCTCTTGGAGGAGGGGCTGTCTCACAGTCCCTCCAATGCTCAGTTTAAGCTGCTGCTCATCCGGATCTACTGCAGGCTCGGCGCCTTCGAGCCCGTCTCGGAGCTCTACTCCAGCCTGGACGCCAAGCACATCCAGCACGACACCATCGG TTATCTCCTGACACGCTACGCCGGCTCCCTGGGCCACTACGCTGCTGCTTCCCAATCCTGCAACTTTGCACTCAGGTTTTTCCACTCCAACCAGAAAGAT ACCTCAGAATACATCATCCAGGCCTACAAGTACGGGGCGTTTGAGAAGATCCCGGAGTTCATCGCGTTCAGGAACAGGCTGAACTCTTCCCTTCACTTCGCACAGGTTCGCACCGAGCGGATGTTGTTGGACCTCTTACTTGAAGCAAATAT ATCAACCAGTTTAGAAGAAAGTGTAAAGTCCATGAGTCTGAGCCCAGAGGAGGATGACATTCCATGGAAAGATCTACGTGACAACAGAGACCTGACAGTCTTGTTTAGCTGGGATCCAAAAGACAG ggacatTTCTGAGGAACATCGGAAGCTGTCCCTGGAGGAGGAAACACTGTGGTTGCGAATCCGGTCTTTAACGTTGAGGCTGGTGAGCGGACTCCCAACTCTTGGTCACACCATCCAACCAAAGAACTCTGAAAAGACTGCAGAGAACGGTGTCTCATCCAAGATTGACACCATCcgagccctgctgcagcagctggaagcagcagtgGATTCAGGGAAGAAGTTTCTAGAACAAAAAATCCAG TATCCTGTCCTTGGCCCTCCTCCTACCCGAATGGCTGGCTTCTTCAGCAATGGCAGCTGTCAGTGCCAGACTAGCTTGTTTTATCTTGTTAGTGATATTTATGAACTAGATACCAATGGCTTAG aagattCAGCAGAAATCCAGGAAAGAATAGGGAATAGTTTCAAGTCTTTAGTAGAACGACTGACAG acttGTTCAATAAATGTAAAGGTGATTTGATTGAAGTCAGAGATGGCACCTTGAAAACTCATCCAAACCTTTTAGAAAACTTAGTCTTCTTTgttgag ACGATCTCCATTGCCCTGTGGGTATCAAGTTACTGTGACAGTGTCCTCCGACCTTTTAAATCCAAcctgcaaaaaaagaaaaagaaaaaaaaagaaagcagtgtAGCAATG CCACCTGTATTTACCCATTTCCTGGATTATGTAACTGAACTCCAGACATTAACTTCCAATGTTATAGATCATATCAAAGGGCTTGAAATCATTCTGACTGCACTAAAACTTGAAGAGTTGTCACTCAAGGACACTCTGCTTTTACAG gaagaaaaaaagtttacaAAGACTGTGCAAGGGAAGGTCCAGAGCAGTTACCATCACTCAGTTCAGGAAATTGGAGAGCTGCTGAAAAAGAGACTTGATACCATTAAAAAACTAAAGATTTGA
- the NAA25 gene encoding N-alpha-acetyltransferase 25, NatB auxiliary subunit isoform X2 yields MAARGHVQDPNDRRLRPIYDYLDNGNNKMAIQQADKLLKKHKDLHCAKVLKAIGLQRTGKQDEAYALAQEVAALEPTDDNSLQALTILYREMHRPELVTKLYEAAVKKVPNSEEYHSHLFMAYARVGEYKKMQQAGMALYKIVPKNPYYFWSVMSLIMQSISAQDENLSKTMFLPLAERMVEKMVKEDKIEAEAEVELYYMILERLEKYKEALDVVRGKLGEKLTSELQSRENKCMAMYKKLHRWPECNALARRLLLKNSDDWQFYITYFDSVFQLIDESWTPPAEEEHSLEGEVHCSIEQAVSFIEERIAEESKSSRPLRGPYLAKLELIRRLRHRGCNDEYKLGDPEELMFQYFKKFGDKPCCFTDLKVFVDLLPPSQYTKFIRQLLDVIPLAAAAENEVALPGDIKALQQHLCVVQLSRLLGIYHAMEKKQKLAVVRELMLRYRHGLEFGKSCLKTELQFSDYYCLLAVHLLLDLWLEGEEAAVWQCLTLLEEGLSHSPSNAQFKLLLIRIYCRLGAFEPVSELYSSLDAKHIQHDTIGYLLTRYAGSLGHYAAASQSCNFALRFFHSNQKDTSEYIIQAYKYGAFEKIPEFIAFRNRLNSSLHFAQVRTERMLLDLLLEANISTSLEESVKSMSLSPEEDDIPWKDLRDNRDLTVLFSWDPKDRDISEEHRKLSLEEETLWLRIRSLTLRLVSGLPTLGHTIQPKNSEKTAENGVSSKIDTIRALLQQLEAAVDSGKKFLEQKIQYPVLGPPPTRMAGFFSNGSCQCQTSLFYLVSDIYELDTNGLDSAEIQERIGNSFKSLVERLTDLFNKCKGDLIEVRDGTLKTHPNLLENLVFFVETISIALWVSSYCDSVLRPFKSNLQKKKKKKKESSVAMPPVFTHFLDYVTELQTLTSNVIDHIKGLEIILTALKLEELSLKDTLLLQEEKKFTKTVQGKVQSSYHHSVQEIGELLKKRLDTIKKLKI; encoded by the exons CTGAGCTGGTGACTAAACTTTATGAGGCAGCTGTGAAGAAGGTCCCCAACAGTGAAGAGTATCACTCCCACCTCTTCATGGCCTATGCCAGGGTTGGAGAATACAAGAAAATGCAACAG GCTGGAATGGCACTTTATAAGATTGTTCCCAAAAATCCATATTATTTTTGGTCCGTGATGAGCCTGATTATGCAG TCTATCTCAGCACAGGATGAAAACCTCTCCAAAACGATGTTTTTGCCACTTGCTGAAAGAATGGTGGAAAAAATGGTGAAAGAGGACAAGATTGAAGCTGAGGCTGAA gtGGAACTGTACTACATGATCCTGGAACGTTTGGAGAAGTACAAGGAAGCCTTAGATGTCGTGAGGGGAAAACTTGGAG AGAAGCTGACGAGTGAGCTGCAGAGCCGGGAGAACAAGTGCATGGCCATGTACAAGAAGCTGCACAGGTGGCCCGAGTGCAACGCGCTGGCCAGGAGGCTGCTGCTCAAAAA CTCAGATGATTGGCAGTTTTATATAACTTACTTTGATTCAGTGTTTCAACTCATTGATGAATCCTGGACACCTCCAGCAGAGGAAGAGCA CTCTCTGGAGGGGGAGGTGCACTGCTCCATTGAGCAGGCTGTGAGTTTCATCGAGGAGAGGATAGCAGAGGAGTCCAAGAGCTCCCGGCCGCTCCGGGGACCCTACTTGGCCAAACTGGAGCTGATCCGGCGCCTGCGGCACAGGGGCTGCAACGATGAGTACAAACTGG GTGATCCAGAAGAACTAATGTTCCAGTACTTCAAAAAATTTGGGGACAAACCCTGCTGTTTTACTGATCTCAAAGTGTTTGTGGATCTCCTTCCACCCAGCCAGTACACAAAG TTCATCCGGCAGCTGCTGGACGTGATCCCGCTGGCGGCGGCGGCCGAGAACGAGGTGGCTCTGCCAGGTGACATCaaggccctgcagcagcacctgtgTGTGGTGCagctctccaggctgctggggatCTACCACGCCATGGAGAAGAAGCAGAAGCTGGCAGTGGTGCGGGAGCTGATGCTGAGATACCGCCACGGGTTGGAGTTTG GGAAATCTTGTTTGAAAACTGAATTGCAGTTTTCAGATTATTACTGCCTGCTTGCAGTTCACCTACTGCTTGATCTGTGGCTGGAAG GTGAAGAGGCAGCTGTGTGGCAGTGCCTGACTCTCTTGGAGGAGGGGCTGTCTCACAGTCCCTCCAATGCTCAGTTTAAGCTGCTGCTCATCCGGATCTACTGCAGGCTCGGCGCCTTCGAGCCCGTCTCGGAGCTCTACTCCAGCCTGGACGCCAAGCACATCCAGCACGACACCATCGG TTATCTCCTGACACGCTACGCCGGCTCCCTGGGCCACTACGCTGCTGCTTCCCAATCCTGCAACTTTGCACTCAGGTTTTTCCACTCCAACCAGAAAGAT ACCTCAGAATACATCATCCAGGCCTACAAGTACGGGGCGTTTGAGAAGATCCCGGAGTTCATCGCGTTCAGGAACAGGCTGAACTCTTCCCTTCACTTCGCACAGGTTCGCACCGAGCGGATGTTGTTGGACCTCTTACTTGAAGCAAATAT ATCAACCAGTTTAGAAGAAAGTGTAAAGTCCATGAGTCTGAGCCCAGAGGAGGATGACATTCCATGGAAAGATCTACGTGACAACAGAGACCTGACAGTCTTGTTTAGCTGGGATCCAAAAGACAG ggacatTTCTGAGGAACATCGGAAGCTGTCCCTGGAGGAGGAAACACTGTGGTTGCGAATCCGGTCTTTAACGTTGAGGCTGGTGAGCGGACTCCCAACTCTTGGTCACACCATCCAACCAAAGAACTCTGAAAAGACTGCAGAGAACGGTGTCTCATCCAAGATTGACACCATCcgagccctgctgcagcagctggaagcagcagtgGATTCAGGGAAGAAGTTTCTAGAACAAAAAATCCAG TATCCTGTCCTTGGCCCTCCTCCTACCCGAATGGCTGGCTTCTTCAGCAATGGCAGCTGTCAGTGCCAGACTAGCTTGTTTTATCTTGTTAGTGATATTTATGAACTAGATACCAATGGCTTAG attCAGCAGAAATCCAGGAAAGAATAGGGAATAGTTTCAAGTCTTTAGTAGAACGACTGACAG acttGTTCAATAAATGTAAAGGTGATTTGATTGAAGTCAGAGATGGCACCTTGAAAACTCATCCAAACCTTTTAGAAAACTTAGTCTTCTTTgttgag ACGATCTCCATTGCCCTGTGGGTATCAAGTTACTGTGACAGTGTCCTCCGACCTTTTAAATCCAAcctgcaaaaaaagaaaaagaaaaaaaaagaaagcagtgtAGCAATG CCACCTGTATTTACCCATTTCCTGGATTATGTAACTGAACTCCAGACATTAACTTCCAATGTTATAGATCATATCAAAGGGCTTGAAATCATTCTGACTGCACTAAAACTTGAAGAGTTGTCACTCAAGGACACTCTGCTTTTACAG gaagaaaaaaagtttacaAAGACTGTGCAAGGGAAGGTCCAGAGCAGTTACCATCACTCAGTTCAGGAAATTGGAGAGCTGCTGAAAAAGAGACTTGATACCATTAAAAAACTAAAGATTTGA